CGGCTCTGCCTTTGCCACAAACTCGGCCGCAAGAAGCGCGCCTGCCGCGAACGCACGCCGGCTGGCTGCTCGATGTGTTATCTCGAACCTCTCGCCCTGACCCGAAAGGACTAACGTGTGCTCGCCGACAGTCTCGCCAGCCCGGACCGAATGTATCCCGATCTCGCCCTGCCTCCTGATGAGCTCCTTACCATGACGCCCATAAACAGCAACATCCTCGAGCAGGACGCGTCTTGACGCCGCCAAGCTCCTCGCCACCTGAAGAGCGCTCCCACTCGGCGAGTCCTTCTTGCCCCGATGATGCGACTCCACTATCTCTGCATCGAAATCCTCAAGCACCGACCCCAGCACGCCCGCAAGGACGAACATCACGTTCATCCCCCGGCTCATATTCGGTGACAGAACGCAGCGAGCGACGTCTCCCCCTCGCTGAATCTCCGCCAACTCCTCGTCAGAAAAACCAGTCGTGCCAATCACAATGCCCTTTCCATACTCCGTAGCAAGCTCGAAATCTGCCATCGAGGCGCTAGGCGTCGTGAACTCTAACACAACGTCAGCATCCGCAAGCAGTGGGCCAAGCGCGGCCGAGAGAACGACCCCCTCGAGCGTCGCAATGCCCATCACCTCCGACAGTGGCCGCCCGACAGATGCGTGGTCTCGCCTCTCCGTTGCCCCCACCACCTCGAACCGGCCATCTTGCACCGCACATTCGACAAGCGTTCGGCCCATGCGCCCGCATGCTCCGGCCACAATGACCCTGACCGCGTCCGTCAAGCGCTTTCTCCTGTCTCCTCTTGCCGCATTCTCAGGTAGCGAGTCAGCGCATCCTGCCAAGTCGGCATTCTGAACCCTATTTTCACATAAAGCTTGGTGTTGTCCAAGACCGAGGCGGCCGGACGAGCCGCTGGACGGCAGAGCTCTTGCGAGGTTATGGCCGAGACCTTCACGTCTTGAAAGCCAGCCTCGACTACTATCGCCTTCGCGAACTCGAACCAAGAGCAGCTGCCAGAGCTCGTGCAGTGAAAAACGCCAGTTTCATCTGTTTTCAAAAGACGCGCTATTGCCTCCGCCAGATCGACCGCGAACGTGGGGCTTCCAACCTGGTCAGCGACGACCCTGAGGTCAGAGGACTTCGCCTGTCTGAGTATCGCCTCGATAAAGTTCTTGCCATGTATCCCGAAGAGCCAGGCTGTTCTGACGATCAGGTGTCTAGGTGAGTGTTGCTGAACGTAGAGCTCCCCCGCTAGCTTCGATTTAGCATAGACGCAGAGCGGGTTCGGAGTGTCGTCCTCAAGATACGGCGACCCCTTCCTCCCGTCGAAGATGAAGTCCGTCCCGATATAGGTGCACCGAGCACCCACAGACGCCGCAGCCTTCGCCACGTGCCTTGCGCCCTCCGCATTTATCTCATACGCAAGCCAACCATTGCTCTCCGCACCATCAACGTCCGTGAAAGCGGCCGCGTTCACAACCTCGTCAGGTCTTACCTCGGCAACCAACCCCTTGATTGCACCGAAATCCCTTATATCAACCTCGTCGATGTCAGCCTCGAACACCTCAAAGTCGCGACTCAGTCTGGCAGACAAGTCCGTTCCAAGCATGCCCTTCGAGCCGATCACCAATACCCTGCGCAATCCTCGCTCTCCATAACGTTAAAGCTCCTGAGCCAAATCACGAACAACCGCACAAACGAAGGTTAGCCTCTGCACACACTCCTAGTCAAATGAACGGTGTCAACGCTGCCAACGCGTCAGAAGTCGGCAGCACGCCATCGCGTAGTGGCGGTGCTTGCCCCGCCCCATGTCCGTTTGGCAAATCATAAAAAGGGTGCAGCAAGCGCAGCACGCCCCTACGGCCCTGTCATCAAGAGTGCAGCAAGCGGGCACGCCTACATCAGCGACCAGTGCGACTCGGCGACGTTGCTGGCGAGGTTGAACGTTCCCTGATAGAAGAAGGCCGCCAGGAACCTGTAGCCTCCCCTCGGAAGCGCATCCGGAAGCGGAAGGTGCATGATAGTCCAGTCCGGAAGCGAGGCGCCTTGCGCAAGCGGCAGAAACGAGATGTTCGTGAAGCCCGGATCGGTTCGCCACGTTGGGAAGAAGAACAGAGTTCCGTTCGGGTCGTCGTCCAGCGTGGCCGCTATGTAGAGGTCGAAGAACATCCCCATGCCCTCGTTCTCGAGGCGCAGCGAGAGGTCAAGCACCTCGCCTGCGGCGTACGTCTCCTTATTCGTCCAGACAGCAACCGTCGGGGGCGTCCCCATCTGGTCGCCGTTGAACGAAATCCCCAGATCAGTTGCCGCCGGGGACTTCCGCGCCTCGCGCCTCGTGGGTGCGCCATAGACGATGAACTCGCACGAGGCAATGTCGCTGACGAGATTAAACGTGCCCGGCTCAAAGAAAGCGGTGTAGAGCTTGTGCTCGCCGGTCGCTATAACCTTGAGCGGAAAGTGCGCTATCTCGATCTTCTCGAAAAAGGCGTCGCCAGGGAGGGGCCTAAACTGCATCGCGGCCAACCAGGGGTCGTTCGTCCAGAACGGATAGAAGAGAAGCTCGTTCTTATCCGGCTGCTTCCAGGCGATGTAGCAGTCAAGAGGCGCGGCTATCTCAGCATTCCTGATTTGCAGGGAAACATTCGCGTAGAAATCGGACCAGCCGGCGTATGTTGAAGAGTTGGTCTGAATCCCGATCTTAAGGCCTTGGCGTCTCCCGAAGGCCACGATCTTGTTCCCGACCAGACAGTAAACCGTCCCGTCTTCGTCGATGCACGGCCCACCGGCTGCGCCGAAGTAGCCGGTCATGGAGTAGAGCGGCTCGTAGCTGCCGGCCCAGGGTTCCAACGGGAGGTTAACACGACCGAACTCGAACGTGGTCGTGCTCGTGCTCGCATCCCAGTTCTTGAAGCTGACGAAGATGT
This region of bacterium genomic DNA includes:
- the dapB gene encoding 4-hydroxy-tetrahydrodipicolinate reductase; its protein translation is MTDAVRVIVAGACGRMGRTLVECAVQDGRFEVVGATERRDHASVGRPLSEVMGIATLEGVVLSAALGPLLADADVVLEFTTPSASMADFELATEYGKGIVIGTTGFSDEELAEIQRGGDVARCVLSPNMSRGMNVMFVLAGVLGSVLEDFDAEIVESHHRGKKDSPSGSALQVARSLAASRRVLLEDVAVYGRHGKELIRRQGEIGIHSVRAGETVGEHTLVLSGQGERFEITHRAASRRAFAAGALLAAEFVAKAEPGIYSMAQVLGLDALSRAAAPHPGGTDLAGKAD
- the rfbD gene encoding dTDP-4-dehydrorhamnose reductase, which translates into the protein MRRVLVIGSKGMLGTDLSARLSRDFEVFEADIDEVDIRDFGAIKGLVAEVRPDEVVNAAAFTDVDGAESNGWLAYEINAEGARHVAKAAASVGARCTYIGTDFIFDGRKGSPYLEDDTPNPLCVYAKSKLAGELYVQQHSPRHLIVRTAWLFGIHGKNFIEAILRQAKSSDLRVVADQVGSPTFAVDLAEAIARLLKTDETGVFHCTSSGSCSWFEFAKAIVVEAGFQDVKVSAITSQELCRPAARPAASVLDNTKLYVKIGFRMPTWQDALTRYLRMRQEETGESA